The following are encoded in a window of Roseimaritima ulvae genomic DNA:
- the acpS gene encoding holo-ACP synthase, whose amino-acid sequence MTIHRLGTHIVECARIANMIQQHGELFLERVYTPDEIEYCNQHGTPHHLYASRWAAKEAVLKCLMIRGTSGIHWTDMEVVVDSDGEPRVLLSAQAKLAAEAIGIEEILLTMAHCRTYATATAVSLLD is encoded by the coding sequence ATGACCATTCATCGTTTGGGAACGCATATTGTCGAGTGTGCCCGGATCGCCAACATGATCCAACAGCATGGCGAACTTTTTCTGGAACGTGTCTACACCCCCGACGAAATCGAATACTGCAACCAACACGGCACCCCGCATCACCTGTACGCTTCCCGCTGGGCCGCCAAAGAAGCCGTGCTCAAATGCCTGATGATCCGCGGTACCAGCGGCATCCACTGGACGGACATGGAAGTCGTGGTGGATTCCGACGGCGAGCCGCGCGTGCTGCTGAGCGCCCAGGCAAAACTGGCCGCCGAAGCGATCGGCATCGAGGAAATCCTGCTGACCATGGCCCACTGCCGGACCTACGCCACCGCCACCGCCGTCTCGCTGTTGGATTGA
- a CDS encoding amino acid kinase family protein, producing the protein MDAPLGGGLRVVKLGGSLLSRANLATDLRDWSRRQPPVSANLYVIGGGPLLNAVRQLDAVHGFDPQAMHWRCVRMLRFSFELLGELIPEWAAIETPADFEARRAQRNFAGHTRVAVDSFFTPQCDGSLAPSWSTTTDSIAAFLASLIAADELVVLKSCDVDARQSLPDQVRAGLLDPQFPAAAADIAGLRIEQLPGT; encoded by the coding sequence ATGGATGCACCTTTGGGCGGCGGTTTGCGAGTCGTAAAGCTGGGTGGCAGCTTGCTGTCGCGGGCCAACCTGGCGACGGATCTGCGCGATTGGTCGCGACGTCAACCGCCGGTGAGCGCTAACCTGTACGTGATCGGCGGCGGTCCGCTGCTCAACGCCGTCCGCCAACTGGACGCGGTGCACGGTTTTGATCCCCAAGCGATGCATTGGCGGTGCGTGCGGATGTTGCGGTTCAGCTTCGAACTGCTGGGGGAACTGATCCCCGAATGGGCCGCCATCGAGACGCCGGCGGACTTCGAGGCGCGGCGAGCCCAGCGGAACTTTGCCGGCCACACACGAGTGGCGGTCGACAGTTTTTTCACACCCCAGTGCGATGGTTCCCTGGCGCCCTCGTGGTCCACCACCACCGATTCGATCGCCGCTTTTTTGGCTTCGCTGATCGCCGCCGACGAGCTGGTGGTCCTAAAGTCCTGCGACGTGGACGCACGGCAATCACTGCCCGACCAAGTCCGCGCGGGCCTGCTGGACCCTCAATTCCCGGCCGCGGCCGCCGACATCGCTGGGCTACGGATCGAGCAACTACCCGGAACGTAG
- a CDS encoding Gfo/Idh/MocA family protein, translating into MASANHLNRRHFVMATSAAAALAAAPRRSLAQSANEQMSVAVIGAGGRGGSHVQGYLKNPKTRITYVVDIDPKAAANRAGQIEEAQGTRPEVVADMRRVFDDKSVDAISTATPNHWHALCGVWAMQAGKDAYIEKPICHNIAEGRALVEAAKKYNRICQVGTQCRSQPAIIEAMKWLHDGGIGEVNFARGLCYKRRKSIGPLGDYEIPKEVDFNLWSGPAPYTDPKLTRQRFHYDWHWQRLYGNGDSGNQGPHQTDIARWGLGVERHPNRILTYGGRLGYKAERNDPNYVDAGDTANTEVSIFDYGDKCLVFETRGLSVDNSADELLNKLFKSTRGNKIGVVFYGSEGYLAQLSYNKCIAYDKDLNEIKTFGGGADHFGNFVDGCFSRDSSSLSSDAMCGHLSAGLSHLGNISYYLGESNPSSPDEIQAALSKIPSMDDDEATLSRTVQHLKDNGVDLEATPLSLGPMLEFDPEQEKFTNNDAANELLTREYREGFECPTGDKV; encoded by the coding sequence ATGGCATCCGCCAATCATTTGAATCGTCGCCACTTTGTGATGGCAACTTCGGCCGCCGCCGCCCTGGCCGCCGCCCCGCGTCGCTCCCTGGCTCAATCTGCCAACGAACAAATGAGCGTGGCCGTGATCGGTGCGGGCGGACGCGGTGGCAGCCACGTGCAAGGCTATCTGAAGAATCCCAAAACGCGGATCACCTACGTGGTTGATATCGATCCCAAGGCGGCCGCTAACCGCGCCGGGCAAATCGAAGAAGCTCAGGGCACCCGTCCCGAAGTGGTGGCGGACATGCGACGGGTGTTTGACGACAAATCGGTCGACGCGATCAGTACCGCCACGCCCAACCACTGGCATGCGTTGTGTGGCGTGTGGGCCATGCAAGCGGGCAAAGACGCTTACATCGAAAAACCGATCTGTCACAACATCGCCGAAGGCCGCGCGTTGGTCGAAGCGGCCAAAAAATACAACCGCATCTGTCAGGTCGGTACCCAGTGTCGTAGCCAGCCGGCGATCATCGAAGCCATGAAATGGTTGCACGACGGCGGTATCGGCGAAGTCAATTTCGCTCGCGGCCTGTGTTACAAACGCCGCAAGTCGATTGGACCGCTGGGCGATTACGAGATCCCCAAAGAGGTCGACTTCAATCTGTGGAGCGGCCCGGCGCCGTATACCGATCCCAAACTGACTCGCCAGCGTTTCCATTACGACTGGCACTGGCAACGGCTGTACGGCAACGGCGACTCCGGCAACCAGGGCCCCCACCAAACCGACATCGCTCGCTGGGGCCTGGGCGTCGAGCGGCACCCCAACCGGATCCTGACCTACGGCGGTCGACTGGGATACAAAGCCGAACGCAACGATCCCAACTACGTAGATGCCGGCGATACCGCCAACACCGAAGTTTCGATCTTTGATTACGGCGACAAATGCTTGGTGTTTGAAACCCGCGGCCTGAGCGTCGATAACTCGGCCGACGAGCTGCTGAACAAGCTGTTCAAGAGCACTCGCGGCAACAAGATCGGCGTCGTGTTCTACGGCAGCGAAGGTTACTTGGCGCAGTTGAGCTACAACAAGTGCATCGCTTACGACAAGGACTTAAACGAGATTAAAACCTTCGGTGGCGGCGCCGACCACTTCGGAAACTTCGTCGACGGCTGTTTCTCACGCGATTCAAGCAGCTTGTCGTCCGATGCGATGTGTGGCCACCTGTCGGCGGGACTGAGTCACTTGGGTAACATCTCGTACTACCTGGGTGAATCCAATCCTTCCTCGCCCGATGAAATCCAAGCGGCGTTGAGCAAGATCCCCAGCATGGACGACGACGAAGCGACTTTGTCGCGAACGGTCCAGCACTTGAAGGACAACGGTGTCGATTTGGAAGCCACCCCGTTGTCGCTGGGGCCGATGTTGGAGTTTGATCCTGAGCAGGAGAAGTTCACCAACAACGACGCCGCCAACGAGCTGCTGACGCGTGAGTACCGCGAAGGCTTTGAGTGCCCGACCGGCGACAAAGTCTAA